Proteins from one Muntiacus reevesi chromosome X, mMunRee1.1, whole genome shotgun sequence genomic window:
- the LOC136154460 gene encoding casein kinase I-like, which yields MASSSGPKADSVVGGRYKLVREIGCGSFGDVYLAIDLTNQEEVAVKLESQDASQPRLVYEKELYNVLQGGVGIPQIRWSGQDADSNVLVMDLLGPSLEDLFNFCSRKFTMKTVLMLADQMISRLEYVHTQNLIHRDLKPENFLMGAGQQWKQLFLIDFGLAKKYRDPRTGQHIPYRKSKRLTGTPLYASISAHVGQQSRRDDLESLGYVLMYFNRASLPWEGLQAATMKERFEKIREMKMATSIDVLCNGFPIQFAMYLKYCRALSFEEAPDYRYLRRLFRLLFRTLNYQYDYAFDWVVLKQKAEQQAASSSEQGQQAQPPAPPGNQSEKTKSEAKDSKA from the coding sequence ATGGCGAGCAGCAGCGGACCCAAGGCCGATTCCGTTGTCGGAGGGAGATATAAACTGGTTCGGGAGATCGGGTGTGGCTCCTTCGGGGACGTTTACTTGGCGATAGACCTCACCAACCAGGAGGAAGTGGCAGTGAAACTAGAGTCACAGGATGCGAGTCAGCCCCGGTTGGTATATGAGAAGGAGCTCTATAATGTTCTTCAAGGTGGGGTTGGCATCCCCCAGATACGGTGGTCTGGTCAGGATGCGGACTCTAATGTGCTAGTCATGGATCTTCTGGGACCCAGCCTTGAAGACCTCTTCAATTTCTGTTCGAGAAAGTTCACGATGAAAACTGTACTTATGTTAGCTGATCAGATGATCAGTAGACTCGaatatgtgcacacacagaatCTGATACACAGAGACCTTAAACCAGAAAACTTCCTAATGGGTGCTGGGCAGCAGTGGAAGCAGTTATTCCTTATCGATTTTGGTTTGGCCAAGAAGTACAGAGACCCCAGGACGGGGCAACACATACCCTACAGAAAAAGTAAAAGGCTCACTGGCACACCCCTCTATGCTAGCATCAGTGCACATGTTGGCCAACAGAGTCGCCGAGATGACTTGGAATCATTAGGATATGTTTTGATGTATTTTAATAGAGCCAGCCTGCCATGGGAAGGATTACAGGCTGCAACAATGAAGGAAAGATTTGAAAAGATTAGAGAAATGAAGATGGCCACATCCATTGATGTTTTATGTAACGGCTTTCCTATACAATTTGCCATGTACTTAAAGTATTGTCGCGCGCTGTCCTTTGAGGAAGCCCCGGATTACAGGTATCTGAGGCGGCTATTCCGCCTTCTTTTCAGGACCCTGAATTACCAATATGACTATGCATTTGATTGGGTAGTGTTAAAGCAGAAAGCAGAACAGCAGGCTGCCTCTTCAAGTGAGCAGGGTCAGCAGGCCCAACCCCCAGCCCCCCCAGGCAATCAATCTGAGAAAACCAAAAGTGAAGCGAAAGATTCCAAAGCATGA